The following coding sequences are from one Lycium ferocissimum isolate CSIRO_LF1 chromosome 3, AGI_CSIRO_Lferr_CH_V1, whole genome shotgun sequence window:
- the LOC132049694 gene encoding protein IQ-DOMAIN 2-like, which translates to MGKKGSWFSSIKKALSPDSKKASKSKKKWSGKEKDAVADSLPPVASSASPPRPVPYVEEIALAEVEEEQTKHAYSAASTSAAAETSAAATEAAVEVVPLTKVTRFAGKSKEEVATIKIQTAFRGYLARRALRALRGLVRLKSLADGPTGKRQTAHALKCMQTLSRVQSQISSRRIRMLEENRALQRQLMQKHAKELESLQRGEEWDDSVQSKEQIEASLLSKYEAAVRRERALAYSYSHQKTWKKSPRSANLLFMDPMNPQWGWSWLDRWMGAKPETQNDQMSVRSASIAGGEITKAFARHQLNSDLPSPKPSHQSPTTPFKPANSVASRKPKSARVAAISQDDDARSMFSVQSERNRRHSIGVSSVRDDESLASSSSVPSYMVPTKSAKAKTRLQNPLGVENGTPEKGPAGSVKKRLSYPPSPARPRRHSGPPKLKNTSMNTSMNTSIAEDNVKEVIN; encoded by the exons ATGGGGAAGAAAGGAAGCTGGTTTTCTTCCATAAAGAAGGCTCTGAGCCCAGATTCTAAG AAAGCAAGTAAATCAAAGAAGAAATGGTCTGGGAAAGAAAAGGATGCAGTTGCAGATTCTTTGCCCCCGGTTGCTTCCTCAGCATCTCCTCCTCGTCCTGTTCCTTATGTGGAAGAGATCGCACTGGCTGAAGTGGAAGAGGAGCAGACGAAACATGCATATTCCGCAGCTTCCACTTCTGCAGCTGCTGAAACTTCTGCTGCAGCCACCGAGGCTGCTGTAGAGGTCGTTCCGTTAACTAAAGTGACTCGGTTTGCAGGCAAATCTAAGGAGGAAGTAGCCACAATCAAGATTCAGACTGCATTTCGAGGATATCTG GCTAGGAGGGCACTGAGGGCTTTAAGAGGGCTTGTGAGACTCAAATCACTTGCTGATGGACCTACAGGGAAACGGCAAACTGCACATGCTCTAAAATGCATGCAAACACTATCTCGTGTGCAGTCTCAGATTAGTTCTAGAAGGATCAGAATGTTGGAAGAGAATCGAGCTCTCCAGAGGCAGCTTATGCAGAAACATGCAAAAGAACTTGAGAGTTTGCAG AGAGGGGAAGAATGGGATGACAGTGTGCAATCAAAAGAGCAGATCGAAGCAAGCTTACTCAGCAAATATGAAGCTGCAGTTAGACGAGAAAGAGCACTAGCTTATTCATATTCACATCAG AAAACCTGGAAGAAGTCACCAAGATCTGCCAACTTGTTGTTTATGGATCCAATGAATCCTCAGTGGGGTTGGAGCTGGTTAGATCGCTGGATGGGCGCTAAACCGGAAACACAAAATGATCAAATGTCCGTTCGAAGTGCCAGTATTGCTGGAGGGGAAATTACCAAGGCATTTGCCCGGCATCAGCTGAATTCTGACCTCCCTTCTCCAAAGCCAAGTCACCAATCTCCTACAACCCCTTTCAAGCCAGCCAATTCAGTAGCATCCAGAAAACCAAAATCGGCAAGAGTAGCTGCAATAAGCCAAGATGACGATGCGCGAAGCATGTTCAGTGTTCAATCAGAACGTAACAGGAGGCATAGCATTGGGGTATCATCTGTTAGAGATGACGAGAGTTTGGCAAGCTCCTCGTCTGTACCAAGTTACATGGTACCTACTAAGTCAGCTAAAGCAAAAACACGATTGCAAAACCCTTTAGGCGTGGAGAACGGTACCCCAGAAAAGGGACCAGCAGGATCCGTCAAGAAGCGGCTCTCTTACCCGCCTTCACCTGCCAGACCAAGGCGGCATTCAGGCCCACCGAAGTTGAAGAATACCTCCATGAATACCTCTATGAATACATCCATTGCCGAGGACAACGTGAAAGAGGTCATCAACTAG
- the LOC132049693 gene encoding mitochondrial import inner membrane translocase subunit TIM14-1 has product MATPFIAGLTVATAALAGRYGIQAWQAFKARPPTARMRKFYEGGFQPKMTRREAALILGVRESTPADKVREAHRKVMVANHPDAGGSHYLASKINEAKDIMLGKTKNSGSAF; this is encoded by the exons ATG GCCACACCATTCATAGCAGGACTTACTGTTGCTACTGCTGCATTGGCGGGAAGGTATGGCATCCAGGCTTGGCAAGCGTTCAAGGCCAGACCACCCACTGCAAGAATGAGAAAATTTTATGAAGGAGGTTTTCAGCCTAAAATGACGAGGAGGGAAGCTGCTCTTATTCTTGGAGTCAG GGAAAGCACTCCAGCAGATAAAGTGAGGGAGGCACATAGGAAGGTGATGGTAGCCAACCATCCAGATGCAGGGGGCAGCCACTACCTTGCTTCTAAAATTAATGAAGCAAAAGACATAATGCTTGGAAAGACTAAAAACAGCGGTTCTGCATTTTAA